One genomic region from Tripterygium wilfordii isolate XIE 37 chromosome 20, ASM1340144v1, whole genome shotgun sequence encodes:
- the LOC119987159 gene encoding LEAF RUST 10 DISEASE-RESISTANCE LOCUS RECEPTOR-LIKE PROTEIN KINASE-like 1.2 isoform X2 encodes MNQSYSLTIFFFFFFIFVLACADEDQDFLDCNVPFNCGKLVNISYPFWGNDRPKMCGHHLFGLECSENTTTTMFINQHEYQVEDINSSSHTIKISRPREGCPPTIGSETLGYSLNLSSTVKYLILFYNCTTNPFLFPESSYNFSCPVDGTEKDVFYAGRYGEAELKDTACNGEVEVPVEDEVLGELYDNGDGNLSVALKKPFGLNYFTYRVCDPCVASGGNCGTNLSSPTPGTQFICYCHDGHHQPFKCADDKDQWKLKLKIGIVIMCIIFYFYLRYLRKKNSPSLYSRNISSYPSSVRDHGNEDKFIGVHTFGYSELEKATNNFDEAEELGDGGFGTVYKGKLRDGRIVAVKRLYENNYKRVEQFLNEVEILARLRHPHLVALYGCTSRHCRELLLVYEYVPNGTVADHLHGEGTKPGELTWPIRLKIAVETATALAFLHVNDVIHRDVKTNNILLGNNFDVKVADFGLSRLFPTDVTHVSTAPQGTPGYVDPEYHQCYQLTSKSDVYSFGVVLIELISSMPAVDITRHRHEINLSNMAINKIQSRALHELVDPSLGFETEPLVRQMITGVAELAFQCLQSSKEMRPSMVEVLENLKGIQSDVYGAKEAEETDIRADDVVLLKTSDLQLTTSPVSVSMSWASESTTPTTSA; translated from the exons ATGAACCAATCTTATTCTTtaaccatcttcttcttcttcttcttcatctttgttCTTGCTTGTGCTGATGAAGATCAAGACTTCCTAGACTGCAATGTTCCTTTCAATTGTGGAAAATTGGTGAACATCAGTTATCCTTTCTGGGGCAATGATCGACCTAAAATGTGTGGTCACCACCTGTTTGGGCTCGAATGTTCTGAGAATACAACTACCACTATGTTCATCAACCAGCATGAATACCAGGTGGAAGATATAAATTCTTCTTCTCATACAATCAAAATATCCAGACCCAGAGAGGGATGTCCTCCAACAATCGGGAGCGAAACTTTGGGTTATTCATTGAATCTCTCTTCCACTGTGAAGTACTTAATCCTGTTTTACAACTGCACCACCAACCCTTTTCTCTTTCCTGAATCAAGCTATAATTTCTCATGCCCTGTCGACGGAACAGAGAAGGACGTGTTTTACGCTGGTAGGTATGGTGAAGCTGAATTGAAGGATACAGCTTGTAATGGAGAAGTTGAAGTTCCAGTTGAAGACGAGGTTCTTGGTGAACTCTATGACAATGGAGATGGAAACCTTAGTGTGGCTTTGAAGAAGCCTTTCGGTCTGAATTACTTTACTTATAGAGTATGTGATCCTTGTGTGGCATCTGGTGGAAATTGTGGTACCAACTTGAGTTCTCCGACGCCTGGAACGCAGTTCATCTGCTACTGTCATGACGGACATCATCAGCCTTTTAAGTGTGCTGATGACAAGG ATCAATGGAAATTGAAGCTGAAGATCGGTATAG TcattatgtgcatcatattCTACTTCTATCTACGCTAcctcagaaaaaaaaattctccctCTTTATACTCTCGAAACATCTCTTCCTATCCCTCGTCAGTGAGAGATCATGGTAATGAAGATAAATTCATAGGAGTCCATACCTTCGGCTATTCTGAACTCGAAAAGGCCACCAACAACTTTGATGAAGCCGAGGAACTTGGGGATGGAGGCTTTGGTACTGTCTATAAAG GCAAACTCCGAGATGGGCGTATTGTTGCAGTCAAGCGCTTGTATGAAAACAATTacaagagagttgaacaattcttgAATGAAGTTGAAATCTTAGCTCGCTTGCGCCACCCGCATCTCGTTGCACTTTACGGGTGCACCTCTCGTCATTGTCGTGAACTCCTCCTTGTGTATGAATATGTTCCAAATGGCACTGTTGCTGATCATCTTCATGGAGAAGGCACTAAACCTGGTGAACttacttggcctattcgattGAAGATCGCTGTTGAGACTGCAACTGCATTAGCTTTTCTCCATGTCAATGATGTAATCCATCGCGACGTGAAGACAAATAACATTCTACTTGGCAACAATTTCGATGTCAAGGTTGCAGATTTTGGACTCTCACGACTTTTCCCAACAGATGTCACCCATGTTTCCACTGCTCCTCAAGGGACTCCTGGGTATGTTGATCCAGAGTATCATCAGTGCTATCAGCTGACTAGCAAGAGCGACGTGTATAGCTTTGGAGTAGTCTTGATTGAGCTGATATCATCAATGCCCGCTGTTGACATTACCAGACACCGTCACGAGATTAATCTGTCAAATATGGCTATTAATAAGATTCAAAGTCGAGCATTGCACGAGCTTGTAGATCCTTCTCTGGGGTTTGAAACAGAGCCCTTGGTGAGACAAATGATAACTGGGGTGGCCGAATTGGCATTTCAGTGCCTTCAAAGTAGTAAGGAGATGAGACCCTCAATGGTAGAAGTGTTGGAGAATCTAAAAGGTATACAAAGTGATGTCTACGGTGCTAAGGAGGCAGAGGAAACGGACATTCGAGCAGATGATGTTGTTTTGTTGAAGACTAGTGATCTTCAACTGACGACTTCACCGGTTTCTGTGAGTATGAGTTGGGCTAGTGAATCGACAACACCTACTACGAGTGCTTAA
- the LOC119987159 gene encoding LEAF RUST 10 DISEASE-RESISTANCE LOCUS RECEPTOR-LIKE PROTEIN KINASE-like 1.2 isoform X1 produces MNQSYSLTIFFFFFFIFVLACADEDQDFLDCNVPFNCGKLVNISYPFWGNDRPKMCGHHLFGLECSENTTTTMFINQHEYQVEDINSSSHTIKISRPREGCPPTIGSETLGYSLNLSSTVKYLILFYNCTTNPFLFPESSYNFSCPVDGTEKDVFYAGRYGEAELKDTACNGEVEVPVEDEVLGELYDNGDGNLSVALKKPFGLNYFTYRVCDPCVASGGNCGTNLSSPTPGTQFICYCHDGHHQPFKCADDKDQWKLKLKIGIGVGASFGSVVIMCIIFYFYLRYLRKKNSPSLYSRNISSYPSSVRDHGNEDKFIGVHTFGYSELEKATNNFDEAEELGDGGFGTVYKGKLRDGRIVAVKRLYENNYKRVEQFLNEVEILARLRHPHLVALYGCTSRHCRELLLVYEYVPNGTVADHLHGEGTKPGELTWPIRLKIAVETATALAFLHVNDVIHRDVKTNNILLGNNFDVKVADFGLSRLFPTDVTHVSTAPQGTPGYVDPEYHQCYQLTSKSDVYSFGVVLIELISSMPAVDITRHRHEINLSNMAINKIQSRALHELVDPSLGFETEPLVRQMITGVAELAFQCLQSSKEMRPSMVEVLENLKGIQSDVYGAKEAEETDIRADDVVLLKTSDLQLTTSPVSVSMSWASESTTPTTSA; encoded by the exons ATGAACCAATCTTATTCTTtaaccatcttcttcttcttcttcttcatctttgttCTTGCTTGTGCTGATGAAGATCAAGACTTCCTAGACTGCAATGTTCCTTTCAATTGTGGAAAATTGGTGAACATCAGTTATCCTTTCTGGGGCAATGATCGACCTAAAATGTGTGGTCACCACCTGTTTGGGCTCGAATGTTCTGAGAATACAACTACCACTATGTTCATCAACCAGCATGAATACCAGGTGGAAGATATAAATTCTTCTTCTCATACAATCAAAATATCCAGACCCAGAGAGGGATGTCCTCCAACAATCGGGAGCGAAACTTTGGGTTATTCATTGAATCTCTCTTCCACTGTGAAGTACTTAATCCTGTTTTACAACTGCACCACCAACCCTTTTCTCTTTCCTGAATCAAGCTATAATTTCTCATGCCCTGTCGACGGAACAGAGAAGGACGTGTTTTACGCTGGTAGGTATGGTGAAGCTGAATTGAAGGATACAGCTTGTAATGGAGAAGTTGAAGTTCCAGTTGAAGACGAGGTTCTTGGTGAACTCTATGACAATGGAGATGGAAACCTTAGTGTGGCTTTGAAGAAGCCTTTCGGTCTGAATTACTTTACTTATAGAGTATGTGATCCTTGTGTGGCATCTGGTGGAAATTGTGGTACCAACTTGAGTTCTCCGACGCCTGGAACGCAGTTCATCTGCTACTGTCATGACGGACATCATCAGCCTTTTAAGTGTGCTGATGACAAGG ATCAATGGAAATTGAAGCTGAAGATCGGTATAG GAGTTGGTGCCTCTTTTGGCAGTGTAGTcattatgtgcatcatattCTACTTCTATCTACGCTAcctcagaaaaaaaaattctccctCTTTATACTCTCGAAACATCTCTTCCTATCCCTCGTCAGTGAGAGATCATGGTAATGAAGATAAATTCATAGGAGTCCATACCTTCGGCTATTCTGAACTCGAAAAGGCCACCAACAACTTTGATGAAGCCGAGGAACTTGGGGATGGAGGCTTTGGTACTGTCTATAAAG GCAAACTCCGAGATGGGCGTATTGTTGCAGTCAAGCGCTTGTATGAAAACAATTacaagagagttgaacaattcttgAATGAAGTTGAAATCTTAGCTCGCTTGCGCCACCCGCATCTCGTTGCACTTTACGGGTGCACCTCTCGTCATTGTCGTGAACTCCTCCTTGTGTATGAATATGTTCCAAATGGCACTGTTGCTGATCATCTTCATGGAGAAGGCACTAAACCTGGTGAACttacttggcctattcgattGAAGATCGCTGTTGAGACTGCAACTGCATTAGCTTTTCTCCATGTCAATGATGTAATCCATCGCGACGTGAAGACAAATAACATTCTACTTGGCAACAATTTCGATGTCAAGGTTGCAGATTTTGGACTCTCACGACTTTTCCCAACAGATGTCACCCATGTTTCCACTGCTCCTCAAGGGACTCCTGGGTATGTTGATCCAGAGTATCATCAGTGCTATCAGCTGACTAGCAAGAGCGACGTGTATAGCTTTGGAGTAGTCTTGATTGAGCTGATATCATCAATGCCCGCTGTTGACATTACCAGACACCGTCACGAGATTAATCTGTCAAATATGGCTATTAATAAGATTCAAAGTCGAGCATTGCACGAGCTTGTAGATCCTTCTCTGGGGTTTGAAACAGAGCCCTTGGTGAGACAAATGATAACTGGGGTGGCCGAATTGGCATTTCAGTGCCTTCAAAGTAGTAAGGAGATGAGACCCTCAATGGTAGAAGTGTTGGAGAATCTAAAAGGTATACAAAGTGATGTCTACGGTGCTAAGGAGGCAGAGGAAACGGACATTCGAGCAGATGATGTTGTTTTGTTGAAGACTAGTGATCTTCAACTGACGACTTCACCGGTTTCTGTGAGTATGAGTTGGGCTAGTGAATCGACAACACCTACTACGAGTGCTTAA